The genomic DNA tttctgtctctcttaacTGAGAACAATCACCACCTTATGGAGTAGTAGAGAGGTGTAGGGTTTAATTGTAAAGTACTCTGTCATTGTCAACAAACATTGACATTGTCCTTTCCCTgtcccttctatctctctctatagatCTTGTTTGTGGCTGGCCTGTCGTTTGTGATCGGTCTGGAGAGGACGTTCCGCTTCTTCTTCCAGAAACACAAGATGAAGGCCACCAGCTTCTTCCTGGGAGGAGTGTTGATCGTTCTTATAGGCTGGCCCATTGTGGGAGTGGTCCTGGAGGTCTATGGCTTTTTCCTTTTATTCAggtgggtacagtacagtacagtacagtacagtacaggcacCAGGCTCAGTTTGCTAAGCTTATCTTTAGAATAAGATCTAGTCTGGAGGGAATCAAGCCAAACTTAGTTTTTTCCTGTCAACTGTGTCTCGCCCCCACCCCCTGTTGAGTGCAGCCCCTTAATGCAAGGGCTTACTGCGTGTAAAGAGCCGTAGTCCGTCATCATGTGCTTGCTCTTGtcaactaactctctctctttctctgccccctctctgtctttcgcTTTATCTTCTCCAGGGGTTTCTTCCCAGTGGCAGTAGGCTTCATCAGAAGGATACCCATCCTGGGCTCCCTGCTAAACCTCCCATTCATCAGTGGGGTGAGTTAATGTTGTAGCGTTAAACAAAAATTGTTGGGTAAATTCTGATCGCCGGTCGTGGCGAAAAAGTAACGCTCCTATAGTTTCAATGTATTTTTCCCGGTGGGTAAACTGTGTTTACTtgcgtttaccctccactacaccactggttgAGTAAGAGTATGGGAACAGGAGCTACAATGCAGTGGGTGCTGTGTGGGCTGAGGTGGTTACACTAAAGACAACACAGGGACCACTTGGTTTCTGACAGTGGTTCTGGAAGGCTGTAGTGTCTCCTACAGTGTCACTCAATCTTCACATATAAGAGCGTTTGTGTATGTTCGTGGAGTCACTTGTTTTGAGGAgaatgtgtctctgtctctttaaAGCCTTCGTAATTAACTCTGAGGACAATCCGCAGTCTTGGTCAGTCACTGCAGATTTTCCCTTGCATGTGAGCATGATTCACATCTGTTTATAATGTATGTTATACTGTAATGTTGCCTTATGCCTGACCAGAGTAGGGAACCATTGGTATTGAAAATAATTTGTAATAGGACACCAGCAACAGCATTTATCCTTCACACCGTTTTGTATAGTCTACTCAGTCACGTCAAGCAAACATTTCATTGCCCGTGTACAACTATGCACTAAACGTTTTAGTGAAGCTTGTATATGTCATCTATTTTGCTCTACTTTGCAAAGGGGACAGTAGACTGTTGActtatatttgtttattttctctctctctttcagtttgTGGACAAAGTGGGAGAGAGCAGCACCATGGTATAACAGTGACTTTTTGTTTATGAAGATAATAAATCTCTATTATATTTATGATACAGTAGTTCTCATAAAGCCACTTAACCCCCATTGGTCAATTGCTTACTTCCAACAGTTAGCTAGGTAATTTTCATGAGACTTTGTATATGAAGACCTCTTCCCATTTTAAAGGGAAAACGGTCTGCTTTTTTGTATCTTGATTCTGCAATTTTAAGGTCCGTACCAGTCAAGGGTACCAGTCCTGGTTGCTACGAGCAACTGTTACTAATGAATCTGGAGTTGGTTACGATGGCTACCCCAGAATGTTTTACATGTCGTTGTTGAATGCTGCTCTCCTCTACTGGAGAACTCCCCACGAGGAGGAGAGTCCCTCTAACGGACTGAAGAGAAGCATTTTGGCTCTCTTACTCTACTATTGAATGTACAGACAAACTCACCATGTCATCACCTCTGAAGATAGCCTCTGGACAACCTcagaagaggagtggaggaggagagctggTCCCATTGTTACATTGTAGATGGGGCCAGGGGTTTTTTCTAGttctgtgctgtcttgccaaaaaTGAACTAGGAGTTAGcaagatggcacaaacagatcttAGACCATGTTAGGGTTTCCTGACCATATGACCAGGGAAAGCTCGAAGCCATAGTTATAGGTGGTTTCCTGGTCAGGTATTGGAAAGACTCCTG from Salmo salar chromosome ssa07, Ssal_v3.1, whole genome shotgun sequence includes the following:
- the LOC106609122 gene encoding vesicle transport protein GOT1B gives rise to the protein MISLTDSQKIGMGLTGFGVFFLFFGMILFFDKALLAIGNILFVAGLSFVIGLERTFRFFFQKHKMKATSFFLGGVLIVLIGWPIVGVVLEVYGFFLLFRGFFPVAVGFIRRIPILGSLLNLPFISGFVDKVGESSTMV